From the Pungitius pungitius chromosome 6, fPunPun2.1, whole genome shotgun sequence genome, one window contains:
- the LOC119196956 gene encoding uncharacterized protein LOC119196956 produces MSTFYLSLAAATLCLSCAAAPRGPGPDEAVWREPGEAVTVRCRSSHPKPEYLSLMTGRGAGGRGDVRVLFKDDQPGGGTVAPEYRGRLRCSETFPDVDVVIDPVTPADAGRYECVYLKYDRQRRPVELPGTGSVFLVVPQPSSPGERCRDELWDDTPPTTLATCAFVVLVVVVIAWCFAWTLLKACRMSKEALRRWRQRQERKKLQRFPLDDVYEDMNATVAR; encoded by the exons ATGTCGACTTTCTACCTGAGCCTCGCGGCGGCGACCCTGTGCCTCTCCTGCGCGGCGGCCCCGCGCGGTCCCG GGCCCGACGAAGCGGTGTGGAGGGAGCCCGGAGAAGCCGTGACCGTCCGGTGCCGATCTTCCCATCCGAAGCCCGAGTACCTGAGTCTGATGACGGGTCGCGGCGCCGGCGGCCGCGGCGACGTAAGGGTCCTGTTCAAAGACGACCAGCCGGGCGGCGGCACCGTCGCCCCCGAATACCGAGGCAGACTTCGGTGCAGCGAAACGTTTCCGGACGTGGACGTCGTCATCGACCCCGTGACTCCCGCCGACGCGGGGCGgtacgagtgtgtgtatttgaaatacGATCGCCAACGGCGACCCGTGGAGTTGCCGGGCACGGGGTCGGTGTTCCTGGTCGTGCCGCAGCCGTCGTCGCCGG GCGAGAGGTGTCGAGACGAGCTATGGGATGACACCCCCCCTACGACACTGGCGACCTGCGCCTTTGTTGTCctggtcgtcgtcgtcatcgcgTGGTGCTTCGCGTGGACGCTCCTGAAG GCGTGCAGGATGTCGAAGGAAGCGCTGCGGCggtggcggcagcggcaggagaggaagaagctgcagcgGTTCCCCCTCGACGACGTGTACGAGGACATGAACGCGACGGTGGCGCGCTAG
- the LOC134131240 gene encoding piggyBac transposable element-derived protein 4-like: protein MTAATPTALELLERLFADPVEPRKVYHYSDMGEGEASTAADNKERELRGEEEDDDDDDDDGGEEYNPENEALSLEEEEEEEEEEGEEEEEGEEEGGEEEEEEDRAMGERPETCTFPSKNGELTWSSTAHGRRGATDEQSRPGPPTPGPTEEAASRATDIASTFRLFVTPAIEDIVLEMTNLEGRRRYGDDWKGMDRVDLRAYVGLLILAGVYRSRGEAASSLWDAESGRAIFRATMPLKDFHAYSTLLRFDDRETRRERRASDKLAAVRDVWDAWVLRLPLLYNPGPEVTVDEQLVPFRGRCPFRQYMPSKPAKYGIKTWVACDARSSYAWKMQVYTGKPTTGGGGPERNLGMRVVLDVTEGLAGRNVTCDNYFTSYELARRLLARGITVVGTVRKNKPELPPALLATRDRAVFSSMFAFTPTTALVSYVPKKNRNVVLMSTRHAEAEVGDCYY from the exons ATGACTGCCGCGACGCCGACCGCGCTCGAGCTCCTCGAACGTCTTTTCGCAGATCCGGTGGAGCCGCGAAAGGTCTACCACTACTCTGacatgggagagggagaggcttcgACCGCGGCTGACAACAAAGAACGAGAGCtacgaggggaagaagaagacgacgacgacgacgacgacgacggcggcgaagAATACAACCCGGAGAACGAAGCTTtgtctttggaggaggaggaggaggaggaggaggaggaaggagaagaagaagaagaaggagaagaagaaggaggagaagaagaagaagaagaagaccgcgCCATGGGCGAAAGACCCGAGACCTGCACCTTTCCGTCCAAAAACGGCGAACTGACGTGGTCCTCGACGGCGCACGGCAGACGGGGCGCGACCGACGAGCAGAGTCGGCCGGGTCCGCCGACCCCCGGGCCCACGGAGGAAGCGGCGTCCCGCGCCACCGACATCGCCTCGACGTTCCGGCTGTTTGTGACGCCCGCGATAGAAGACATTGTCCTGGAGATGACCAACCTCGAAGGTCGCAGAAGATACGGGGACGACTGGAAAGGCATGGACCGGGTCGACCTGCGCGCCTACGTGGGCCTCCTGATCCTGGCGGGCGTGTACAGGTCCAGAGGGGAGGCCGCCTCCAGTCTGTGGGACGCGGAGAGCGGAAGGGCCATTTTCCGCGCCACGATGCCGCTGAAGGACTTTCACGCGTACTCGACACTGTTGCGATTCGACGACCGCGAGACGAGGCGCGAGCGACGAGCGAGCGACAAACTGGCGGCCGTGCGAGACGTGTGGGACGCGTGGGTGCTCCGACTGCCGCTCCTCTACAACCCGGGGCCCGAGGTGACCGTGGACGAGCAGCTGGTTCCGTTCAGAG GGCGGTGTCCCTTCAGGCAGTACATGCCCAGCAAGCCGGCGAAATACGGAATCAAGACGTGGGTGGCGTGCGACGCCAGATCCAGCTACGCGTGGAAGATGCAAGTGTACACCGGCAAGCCGAcgacgggcggcggcggccccgagAGGAACCTGGGGATGAGGGTCGTGCTCGACGTCACGGAGGGCCTGGCGGGTCGCAACGTGACGTGCGACAATTACTTCACGTCCTACGAGCTGGCGCGCCGGCTCCTGGCCAGGGGGATCACCGTGGTCGGCACGGTTCGAAAGAACAAGCCCGAGCTTCCGCCCGCTCTGCTGGCGACGAGGGACAGGGCGGTGTTCTCTTCGATGTTTGCGTTCACGCCCACCACGGCCCTGGTGTCCTACGTGCCCAAGAAAAACCGCAACGTGGTGCTCATGAGCACGCGGCACGCCGAGGCCGAGGTCGGCGACTGCTACTACtaa